From a single Streptomyces liliifuscus genomic region:
- a CDS encoding VOC family protein — translation MANEITIPLLPCRSIDEITEFYGTLGFTTTYRQTRPNPYVSVQREDLQLHFAGIEGFDPEQSYGSCVVIVPDTGAIHQAFAEAMRAAFGKVLVSGIPRMTSPRRRKNTGKRSGFSVVDPGGNWIRFFPATEDKDVPDESSYPTGRLTKTLENAVVLGDSKGDAHQAARILDATLTRERESAHCVELVETLVYRAELALRLDDAPRARALLTEVDGVPLGDDERARLTNTLAVAGELKEALPTAEGAV, via the coding sequence ATGGCCAACGAGATCACCATCCCCCTGCTGCCCTGCCGGTCGATCGACGAGATCACCGAGTTCTACGGCACGCTGGGCTTCACCACGACCTACCGGCAGACCCGCCCCAACCCCTACGTCAGCGTCCAACGCGAGGACCTCCAGCTGCACTTCGCCGGGATCGAGGGCTTCGACCCGGAGCAGTCGTACGGCTCGTGCGTGGTGATCGTCCCCGACACCGGGGCCATCCACCAGGCCTTCGCCGAGGCCATGCGGGCGGCCTTCGGCAAGGTTCTCGTGTCCGGCATCCCCCGGATGACCAGCCCCCGCCGGCGCAAGAACACCGGCAAGCGATCCGGCTTCAGCGTCGTCGACCCCGGCGGCAACTGGATCCGCTTCTTCCCGGCGACGGAGGACAAGGACGTACCGGACGAGTCCTCGTACCCCACGGGCAGGCTCACCAAGACCCTGGAGAACGCAGTCGTACTCGGCGACTCCAAGGGCGACGCCCACCAGGCCGCCCGCATCCTCGACGCGACCCTGACCCGCGAGCGGGAGTCCGCCCACTGCGTCGAGCTGGTCGAGACCCTCGTCTACCGCGCGGAACTGGCCCTCCGCCTGGACGACGCGCCCCGGGCCCGCGCCCTCCTGACCGAGGTCGACGGCGTCCCGCTGGGGGACGACGAGCGGGCCCGCCTCACCAACACGCTTGCGGTGGCGGGCGAGTTGAAGGAAGCGCTGCCTACGGCCGAAGGTGCCGTATGA
- a CDS encoding FG-GAP repeat protein, whose translation MHIRTYALAATVAAAVTAGLTLAPTAAAAQPSPTTSDFNGDGYADLAVGVPDGAVGGKAKAGYVNVVWGGPKGLGSRGSIRISQATAEVPGSPETGDRFGASVVLEDLNGDGIAELLAGAPGEDVTDRGADAGMVTVVGGAKGGPSHGSTALTGPAASAAYGGSVAAADLTGDGSRDIVIGGRDRVVLRTADGILTTVLDAPMGGRAPVLTTGDFTADGTADLALAYWTVDAPFTQSHVRLWAWDAAEQSMANTWNTDNAGVSALAAGDFDGDGNDDLALGECREIADENIDDPCGPEEFAKGGGIHVHYGSGPDGSFGHRAQTLDQNTVGVPGVAETGDRFGASLAVADVNGDGRDDLVAGAPGEAIGTRAGAGAATLLFGGETGLVDAYGEGHSVAYNQDTPRVPGVTEAGDAFGAAVAAGDYDRDGRADIAVGSPGENARSGGVWVLPRASADGSYTVTPAKLGLPAVAGGLAYGQTLSSH comes from the coding sequence GTGCACATACGGACGTACGCACTCGCCGCCACCGTCGCCGCGGCGGTCACCGCGGGCCTGACACTCGCGCCCACCGCGGCCGCGGCCCAACCCTCCCCCACCACAAGCGACTTCAACGGCGACGGCTACGCGGACCTCGCCGTCGGCGTCCCCGACGGAGCCGTCGGCGGCAAGGCGAAGGCCGGTTACGTCAACGTCGTGTGGGGCGGTCCGAAGGGGCTGGGGTCCCGCGGCAGTATCCGGATCAGCCAGGCCACCGCCGAGGTGCCCGGCTCTCCGGAGACGGGGGACCGGTTCGGCGCCTCCGTCGTCCTGGAGGACCTCAACGGCGACGGCATCGCGGAGCTGCTCGCCGGCGCACCCGGCGAGGACGTCACCGACCGTGGCGCGGACGCGGGCATGGTCACCGTCGTGGGCGGCGCGAAGGGTGGCCCGAGCCACGGGTCCACCGCTCTCACCGGTCCCGCGGCTTCGGCGGCGTACGGCGGGTCGGTCGCGGCGGCCGACCTGACCGGGGACGGCAGCAGGGACATCGTGATCGGCGGCCGGGACAGAGTCGTGCTGCGGACCGCCGACGGCATCCTCACCACCGTCCTCGACGCCCCCATGGGCGGCCGCGCGCCCGTCCTTACGACCGGCGACTTCACCGCCGACGGCACGGCGGACCTGGCCCTGGCGTACTGGACGGTCGACGCCCCGTTCACGCAGTCGCACGTACGGCTGTGGGCCTGGGACGCGGCGGAGCAGAGCATGGCCAACACCTGGAACACCGACAACGCCGGTGTCTCGGCCCTCGCCGCCGGTGACTTCGACGGCGACGGCAACGACGACCTGGCCCTCGGCGAGTGCCGCGAGATCGCCGACGAGAACATCGACGACCCGTGCGGCCCCGAGGAGTTCGCGAAGGGTGGGGGCATCCACGTCCACTACGGCAGCGGCCCGGACGGCTCCTTCGGACACCGGGCGCAGACCCTCGACCAGAACACGGTCGGTGTGCCGGGCGTCGCCGAGACCGGCGACCGCTTCGGCGCTTCCCTGGCCGTCGCGGACGTGAACGGCGACGGCCGCGACGACCTGGTCGCGGGCGCCCCCGGCGAGGCGATCGGCACCCGGGCGGGCGCGGGCGCCGCGACCCTCCTGTTCGGCGGGGAGACCGGCCTGGTCGACGCGTACGGGGAGGGCCACTCCGTCGCGTACAACCAGGACACCCCCCGCGTGCCGGGCGTCACGGAGGCGGGCGACGCCTTCGGTGCCGCCGTCGCGGCCGGTGACTACGATCGCGACGGCAGGGCGGACATCGCGGTCGGCTCCCCCGGCGAGAACGCGAGGTCGGGCGGCGTATGGGTGCTCCCCCGCGCGAGCGCCGACGGCTCCTACACGGTCACGCCGGCCAAGCTCGGCCTCCCGGCCGTGGCCGGCGGACTCGCGTACGGCCAAACCCTCAGCAGCCACTGA
- a CDS encoding FAD-binding oxidoreductase translates to MDGTTLEAMRTGLRGPVIAPEDAAYDESRSIYNAMIDRRPAAFVRCADAGDVMNAVDFVRDHGLELAVHGGGHSGPGLCLVDGGVTLDLSPMRWVRVDPVAKTAQVGGGSLLGDLDHAAHAFGLATPAGIMSTTGVGGLTLGGGHGHLTRKYGLTVDNLISADVVLADGSFVTASETSYSDLFWALRGGGGNFGIVTSFTYRLHPVHTVGVGISLWPVDHTREVLRWYREFLPQAPEDLNGFYTVLAVPPGPPFPEELHGHRMCGVVWCWTGDLALLDETLAVVNDAGRPAFHFTTPMPYPALQSMFDELIPKGLQWYWRGDFFDRITDEAADIHLKYGENLPTDLSLMHLYPVDGAAARVGSFDTAWAYRDARWSGVFAGVDPDPDNAELIRQWCTDYQEELHPYSMGGSYVNFIGPGEGQERVRATYRDHYDRLAEVKRTYDPHNLFHANQNVEPARWPRGDA, encoded by the coding sequence ATGGACGGTACGACCCTGGAGGCGATGCGGACCGGACTGCGCGGCCCGGTCATCGCCCCCGAGGACGCGGCGTACGACGAGTCCCGGTCGATCTACAACGCGATGATCGACCGGCGGCCGGCCGCCTTCGTGCGGTGCGCGGACGCCGGGGACGTGATGAACGCCGTCGACTTCGTCCGCGACCACGGGCTCGAACTCGCCGTGCACGGTGGCGGACACAGCGGCCCGGGACTGTGCCTGGTGGACGGCGGAGTCACCCTCGACCTGTCACCGATGCGCTGGGTACGGGTCGACCCGGTCGCGAAGACCGCGCAGGTCGGCGGCGGCAGTCTGCTCGGCGACCTGGACCACGCGGCGCACGCCTTCGGCCTCGCCACCCCCGCCGGGATCATGTCGACGACGGGCGTCGGCGGACTGACCCTCGGCGGCGGACACGGCCACCTCACCCGCAAGTACGGGCTGACGGTGGACAACCTGATCTCCGCGGACGTCGTTCTCGCCGACGGCAGCTTCGTCACGGCGAGCGAGACCTCGTACTCGGACCTCTTCTGGGCGCTGCGCGGCGGAGGCGGGAACTTCGGGATCGTCACGTCCTTCACCTACCGGCTGCACCCGGTGCACACCGTGGGCGTCGGCATCTCGTTGTGGCCGGTGGACCACACGCGTGAAGTGCTGCGCTGGTACCGGGAGTTCCTGCCGCAGGCGCCCGAGGACCTGAACGGCTTCTACACGGTGCTCGCCGTGCCGCCCGGGCCGCCGTTCCCGGAAGAGCTCCACGGGCACCGGATGTGCGGTGTCGTGTGGTGCTGGACCGGTGACCTGGCCCTGCTGGACGAGACGCTCGCGGTGGTGAACGACGCGGGCCGGCCGGCCTTCCACTTCACGACCCCGATGCCGTACCCGGCGCTGCAGAGCATGTTCGACGAGCTGATCCCCAAGGGCCTGCAGTGGTACTGGCGCGGCGACTTCTTCGACCGGATCACCGACGAGGCCGCCGACATCCACCTCAAGTACGGCGAGAACCTCCCCACCGACCTGTCGCTGATGCACCTCTACCCGGTCGACGGAGCCGCCGCCCGGGTCGGCTCCTTCGACACGGCGTGGGCCTACCGCGACGCCCGCTGGTCCGGCGTCTTCGCCGGCGTCGACCCGGACCCGGACAACGCCGAACTCATCAGGCAGTGGTGCACGGACTACCAGGAGGAGCTGCACCCGTACTCGATGGGCGGTTCGTACGTGAACTTCATCGGGCCGGGTGAGGGCCAGGAGCGGGTCAGGGCCACCTACCGCGACCACTACGACCGGCTCGCGGAGGTGAAGCGGACATACGACCCGCACAACCTCTTCCACGCCAACCAGAACGTCGAGCCGGCGCGCTGGCCCCGGGGCGACGCCTAG
- a CDS encoding FG-GAP-like repeat-containing protein → MRKRTCLLAAAMLVSGLTPLALAAPASAAAAKYVDDFNGDGYRDLAVGDRGAKVGEAQNAGAVVVVWGTAKGLDPSRRTVVTQDSPGIPGAAESNDYFGTDVTTADLNKDGYADVVATAIGETSDGRSGAFTVLWGSKSGLTRGSSYMNPLYKDRSFAKDIAVGDFNADGRPDVVAVDSENILFIRGPFTTSGSHGKVTDFDPRGGEEITPETVVAGKVTKDGTVDFAVLGSEWDTAVGAFRDTVWFYKGGAGTPKRSKTVKLPSSTTLVSSGAAIADFDKNGYGDLAIGAERAGTGGAVYVLPGTSTGPSGSVRTITQATSGVPGTPESGDDFGGDVSAGDTNGDGYADLAVGTPGEIIAAETSADASASVRAGGPPPRMAAGAVTVLRGGASGLTGKNSRAYDYNTAGIEGEPGERAAFGHSVSLRDYTRDGRAELLAAAPSTPQRLHLLPGTSSGPTGTGSRVLTLASLGQTALTNFWAELAD, encoded by the coding sequence TTGCGAAAGCGCACCTGCCTCCTGGCCGCCGCCATGCTCGTCTCGGGCCTGACCCCGCTAGCCCTGGCGGCTCCGGCCTCCGCGGCCGCCGCGAAGTACGTCGACGACTTCAACGGCGACGGCTACCGCGACCTCGCCGTCGGTGATCGCGGTGCCAAGGTCGGCGAGGCTCAGAACGCGGGCGCGGTCGTCGTCGTATGGGGCACGGCCAAGGGCCTGGACCCGTCCAGACGCACGGTCGTCACCCAGGACAGCCCGGGCATCCCCGGCGCGGCGGAGTCGAACGACTACTTCGGTACGGACGTCACGACGGCCGACCTGAACAAGGACGGGTACGCGGACGTCGTCGCCACCGCGATCGGCGAGACCAGCGACGGCCGCTCCGGCGCGTTCACCGTGCTGTGGGGCTCCAAGTCCGGCCTCACCCGCGGCAGTTCGTACATGAACCCCCTCTACAAGGACCGCAGCTTCGCCAAGGACATCGCGGTCGGCGACTTCAACGCGGACGGCAGGCCGGACGTGGTCGCCGTCGACTCCGAGAACATCCTTTTCATCCGCGGCCCGTTCACCACCTCCGGCTCCCACGGCAAGGTGACCGACTTCGACCCGCGCGGCGGCGAGGAGATCACTCCGGAAACCGTGGTCGCCGGAAAGGTCACCAAGGACGGAACCGTCGACTTCGCCGTCCTCGGCAGTGAATGGGACACGGCCGTCGGGGCGTTCAGGGACACCGTCTGGTTCTACAAGGGAGGCGCCGGCACCCCGAAGAGGTCCAAGACCGTCAAGCTCCCGTCCTCCACGACCCTCGTGTCGAGCGGCGCGGCGATCGCCGACTTCGACAAGAACGGGTACGGCGACCTGGCCATCGGTGCCGAACGCGCGGGCACCGGCGGCGCCGTGTACGTCCTGCCCGGCACCTCGACGGGCCCCAGCGGCTCGGTGAGGACCATCACCCAGGCCACGTCCGGCGTCCCCGGCACCCCGGAGTCCGGCGACGACTTCGGCGGCGACGTCTCCGCCGGTGACACCAACGGCGACGGCTACGCCGACCTCGCCGTGGGCACCCCGGGCGAGATCATCGCCGCGGAGACGTCCGCCGACGCGAGCGCGTCCGTCAGGGCGGGCGGCCCGCCGCCCCGGATGGCCGCCGGCGCGGTCACCGTCCTGCGCGGCGGCGCGTCCGGCCTCACCGGCAAGAACTCCCGCGCCTACGACTACAACACCGCGGGCATCGAGGGCGAACCCGGCGAGCGGGCCGCCTTCGGCCACTCGGTCAGCCTCCGCGACTACACCCGCGACGGCCGCGCCGAACTGCTCGCAGCTGCCCCGTCGACACCGCAGCGCCTGCACCTCCTGCCGGGCACCTCGTCGGGCCCGACGGGCACCGGCTCCCGCGTCCTCACGCTCGCGAGCCTGGGCCAGACCGCTCTCACCAACTTCTGGGCCGAGCTGGCGGATTGA
- a CDS encoding ATP-binding protein: MPTPAPWEYTLYIPHDPRAVGICRRALRDILTSHHLPTLVEPAELLASELLGNAIRHTEGPAALKLRRSGNSFRLGAWDTDPAPPAEKPQDDETGRGLRIVRAYADDWGWFQVNGTAGKYVWCELGTKTQ; this comes from the coding sequence ATGCCCACGCCCGCACCCTGGGAGTACACGCTCTACATCCCCCACGACCCCCGAGCCGTAGGCATCTGCCGCCGCGCCCTCCGCGACATCCTGACCAGTCACCACCTCCCGACCCTCGTCGAACCGGCGGAGCTGCTCGCCTCGGAGCTCCTCGGGAACGCCATCCGGCACACCGAGGGCCCGGCGGCCCTGAAGCTCAGACGGTCGGGGAACTCGTTCCGGCTGGGCGCGTGGGACACGGACCCCGCGCCGCCGGCCGAGAAGCCCCAGGACGACGAGACGGGCCGCGGCCTGCGGATCGTGCGCGCGTACGCCGACGACTGGGGCTGGTTCCAGGTCAACGGCACCGCGGGCAAGTACGTCTGGTGCGAACTCGGCACAAAAACCCAATAA
- a CDS encoding DUF397 domain-containing protein, with translation MSQSTVWQKSSFSGGGDSSDCVEVAATQGAVQLRESDEPDTVITASGAGLAALIRHLRP, from the coding sequence ATGTCACAGTCCACCGTCTGGCAGAAGTCGTCGTTCTCCGGTGGCGGAGACTCCTCCGACTGTGTCGAGGTCGCCGCCACTCAAGGAGCCGTGCAGCTCCGCGAAAGCGACGAGCCCGACACCGTCATAACCGCCAGCGGTGCCGGGCTCGCCGCCCTCATACGGCACCTTCGGCCGTAG
- a CDS encoding Yip1 family protein produces the protein MSQLGSKAGPVAPGPARHCAGPGTFDYVAGFRIGRGRDNRTQQAHPQQQARQQPYGQQAPQGGPSYGYPPAPQPYPQQHQQPRYGNGGGGGNGPQQWPQANGHGEPEYFGDHDHHGQGPDPYAANQPGHTTAFSVGEDPYNPGGTYRAGQTTAPPVGPRLHWKELLTGVIMRPNQTFLQMRDYTMWAPALIVTFLYGLLAVFGFDGARADVINATLSNAVPIVLTTAIAIVLSAFILGVVTHTLARQLGGDGAWQPTVGLSMLIMSLTDAPRLVVAMFAGGDAPFVQLLGWATWVGAGVLFTLMVKKSHDLPWPKALGASAIQLIALLSIIKLGTF, from the coding sequence ATGTCACAGCTCGGCAGCAAAGCCGGGCCCGTTGCCCCGGGCCCGGCACGTCACTGTGCGGGACCAGGTACGTTCGATTACGTGGCTGGATTCAGGATCGGACGCGGCCGGGACAACCGCACGCAGCAGGCGCACCCGCAACAACAGGCGCGGCAGCAGCCTTACGGACAGCAGGCCCCCCAGGGCGGCCCGTCGTACGGCTATCCCCCCGCGCCCCAGCCGTACCCGCAGCAGCATCAGCAGCCGCGGTACGGCAACGGCGGTGGCGGTGGCAACGGGCCGCAGCAGTGGCCCCAGGCGAACGGGCACGGTGAGCCGGAGTACTTCGGCGACCACGACCATCACGGTCAGGGCCCGGACCCTTACGCGGCGAACCAGCCGGGGCACACCACGGCGTTCTCCGTCGGCGAGGACCCGTACAACCCCGGCGGGACGTATCGTGCGGGCCAGACGACCGCGCCCCCGGTGGGCCCGCGGCTGCACTGGAAGGAACTGCTGACCGGCGTCATCATGCGCCCGAACCAGACCTTCCTGCAGATGCGCGACTACACGATGTGGGCCCCGGCCCTCATCGTGACGTTCCTCTACGGCCTGCTGGCGGTCTTCGGCTTCGACGGCGCCCGCGCGGACGTCATAAACGCCACCCTGTCGAACGCGGTGCCCATCGTCCTGACGACGGCGATCGCGATCGTCCTCAGCGCGTTCATCCTGGGTGTGGTCACGCACACCCTGGCCCGCCAACTCGGCGGCGACGGCGCCTGGCAGCCCACGGTCGGCCTCTCCATGCTGATCATGTCGCTCACGGACGCGCCGCGACTGGTCGTCGCGATGTTCGCGGGCGGCGACGCGCCGTTCGTGCAGCTGCTGGGCTGGGCGACCTGGGTCGGTGCGGGCGTGCTCTTCACGCTGATGGTCAAGAAGTCGCACGACCTGCCGTGGCCCAAGGCCCTGGGAGCGTCGGCGATCCAGCTGATCGCGCTGCTGTCGATCATCAAGCTCGGTACGTTCTAG
- a CDS encoding helix-turn-helix domain-containing protein, with amino-acid sequence MVARSVITARQERLGAELRKLRERASLTGREAARALGIAETQLSSTEAGRVGVSAGRVRHLAGAYAVDDPALIDALAAMAAERVRGWWTEYRQLVPAGYLNLAELEQHASDLRTFQSVHIPALLQSEEHIRAIFTSTVPKLPEEEVDVRVRFRLRRQEILGGVSYKAVIHEAALRIRAADAKVARSQLVHILEQSERPQVAVRVVPFDVDGFAGISTPLVYAGGPVAQLDSVLVDNQHGGAFLDAEAQLNRYREVLRMLEDVALGDIESRDFIHRLVRQM; translated from the coding sequence ATGGTCGCAAGGAGCGTCATCACCGCGCGTCAGGAGCGCCTCGGCGCCGAGCTGCGCAAGCTCCGTGAACGGGCGAGCCTGACGGGACGAGAGGCTGCTCGGGCGCTGGGCATCGCGGAGACCCAGCTGTCCAGTACGGAGGCGGGCCGCGTCGGGGTGAGCGCCGGGCGCGTACGTCATCTGGCCGGTGCGTACGCGGTCGATGACCCGGCCTTGATCGACGCGCTGGCGGCCATGGCTGCCGAGCGCGTGCGTGGGTGGTGGACGGAGTACCGGCAGCTCGTGCCCGCGGGGTACTTGAATCTGGCTGAACTGGAGCAGCACGCCTCTGACTTGAGGACGTTCCAGAGCGTGCACATTCCGGCGCTCCTTCAGAGTGAGGAGCACATCCGCGCGATCTTCACCTCGACGGTGCCGAAGCTGCCGGAGGAGGAGGTCGACGTGCGGGTGCGTTTCCGGCTGCGGCGTCAGGAGATCCTCGGCGGGGTCAGCTATAAAGCGGTGATTCATGAAGCCGCGTTGAGGATCAGGGCTGCTGACGCCAAGGTCGCCCGCAGTCAGCTGGTGCACATCCTGGAGCAGTCCGAACGCCCTCAAGTCGCCGTTCGTGTCGTCCCGTTCGACGTGGACGGATTCGCGGGGATCTCGACGCCGCTGGTGTACGCGGGAGGTCCTGTCGCCCAGTTGGACTCCGTGTTGGTGGACAACCAGCATGGCGGCGCATTCCTTGACGCGGAGGCGCAACTCAACCGGTATCGAGAGGTCCTCCGCATGCTGGAGGACGTCGCGCTGGGCGACATAGAGTCGAGAGACTTCATCCACCGCCTCGTACGGCAGATGTGA
- a CDS encoding FG-GAP-like repeat-containing protein codes for MRKRSLLLATTLTTALTTGLLMALPATASAAPSGLKGDFNGDGFGDVAFAAPYAKVGDQGMAGYVAVVYGSATGLDPANHTVIDQSSAGVPGTPEAEDAFGSALAVADFDGDGYADLAVGASGEDVESDVDGGTVAVLWGGASGVAGGTTVKDPAATTHDEFGRVLTAGDFDGDGKADLAAGTTASHAYVVKGGFTRSGTTGATQRIALPETTPYGVDAIKAGDTNGDAKADLVLTYRTELTGDGPNSWSKGVAYLGTTTGLETSVPRGLGGGTTIAIGDIDGDGFGEIAIGNVFTAEDDHSGSLGGRVTVVRGSAGGPVNGDAPMAELTQDSPGVPGADEERDGFGSALSIGDVNGDGYGELAIGVIFEDIETIEDTGSTVLLQGSADGVSETGGRTLSQASSGVPGSAEAMDYFGSDVLLTDVTADGKADYTVSASFEGEGVGAVTAMLSDGTGISPNGDRGFGPGAFNLPYTYGAFGAGLTN; via the coding sequence TTGCGCAAGCGCTCCCTCCTCCTCGCCACGACGCTCACCACCGCCCTCACCACCGGGCTCCTGATGGCGCTCCCCGCGACCGCCTCCGCCGCCCCCTCCGGCCTGAAGGGCGACTTCAACGGTGACGGCTTCGGTGACGTGGCCTTCGCCGCGCCGTACGCCAAGGTCGGCGACCAGGGCATGGCCGGGTACGTGGCCGTCGTCTACGGCAGCGCGACCGGGCTCGACCCGGCCAACCACACGGTGATCGACCAGAGTTCGGCCGGCGTGCCCGGCACCCCGGAGGCCGAGGACGCCTTCGGCTCGGCGCTCGCGGTCGCGGACTTCGACGGCGACGGCTACGCGGACCTCGCGGTCGGCGCGTCCGGCGAGGACGTCGAGAGCGATGTCGACGGCGGCACGGTCGCCGTCCTGTGGGGCGGCGCGAGCGGCGTCGCGGGCGGCACGACGGTGAAGGACCCGGCGGCCACCACGCACGACGAGTTCGGCCGCGTCCTGACGGCGGGCGACTTCGACGGCGACGGAAAGGCCGACCTGGCCGCGGGCACGACCGCCTCGCACGCGTACGTCGTCAAGGGCGGCTTCACCCGCTCCGGCACGACCGGCGCCACGCAGCGGATCGCGCTGCCCGAGACCACCCCGTACGGCGTCGACGCGATCAAGGCCGGTGACACGAACGGCGACGCGAAGGCCGACCTCGTCCTGACCTACCGGACCGAGCTGACCGGGGACGGTCCCAACAGCTGGTCCAAGGGGGTCGCGTATCTCGGCACCACCACCGGGCTTGAGACCTCCGTGCCGCGCGGCCTGGGCGGCGGCACGACCATCGCGATCGGTGACATCGACGGGGACGGCTTCGGCGAGATCGCCATCGGCAACGTCTTCACCGCGGAGGACGACCACTCCGGGAGCCTCGGCGGCCGGGTGACGGTCGTCCGCGGTTCGGCGGGCGGCCCGGTCAACGGCGACGCGCCCATGGCCGAACTCACCCAGGACTCCCCGGGCGTGCCCGGCGCGGACGAGGAGCGCGACGGCTTCGGCAGCGCGCTCTCCATCGGTGACGTGAACGGCGACGGCTACGGCGAACTGGCCATCGGCGTCATCTTCGAGGACATCGAGACGATCGAGGACACCGGCTCCACGGTCCTCCTCCAGGGCTCGGCGGACGGCGTCTCCGAGACCGGCGGCCGCACCCTCTCCCAGGCCTCCTCCGGCGTCCCGGGCAGCGCCGAGGCCATGGACTACTTCGGCTCCGACGTCCTGCTGACCGACGTCACGGCCGACGGCAAGGCCGACTACACGGTCTCCGCCTCCTTCGAGGGCGAGGGCGTCGGCGCGGTCACCGCGATGCTCTCCGACGGCACCGGCATCTCCCCGAACGGCGACCGCGGCTTCGGCCCCGGCGCGTTCAACCTGCCGTACACGTACGGCGCGTTCGGCGCGGGTCTCACCAACTGA
- a CDS encoding nuclear transport factor 2 family protein, producing MAEHPNAMLVRKGYDAFTRGDMDTLRGMMASDCTHHVPGSHMLSGDYKGQDSIIELYGRLFSETNGTFKVELSHILVDGRGHAVSMHRYTAERNGKRIEQNGCLIFRIVGDKFTDIDECQEDMEKESEFWA from the coding sequence ATGGCTGAACACCCGAACGCAATGCTCGTCCGCAAGGGCTACGACGCTTTCACCAGGGGTGACATGGACACCCTGCGCGGCATGATGGCGTCGGACTGTACGCACCACGTACCCGGTAGTCACATGCTCTCCGGCGACTACAAAGGCCAGGACTCGATCATCGAGCTGTACGGCCGGCTCTTCTCAGAGACCAACGGGACCTTCAAGGTCGAGCTGAGCCACATACTCGTCGACGGCCGGGGCCACGCCGTCTCCATGCACCGCTACACGGCCGAGCGCAACGGCAAGCGGATCGAGCAGAACGGCTGCCTCATCTTCCGGATCGTGGGGGACAAGTTCACCGACATCGACGAATGCCAGGAGGACATGGAGAAGGAGAGCGAGTTCTGGGCCTGA